A single genomic interval of Thermodesulfobacteriota bacterium harbors:
- the trmFO gene encoding methylenetetrahydrofolate--tRNA-(uracil(54)-C(5))-methyltransferase (FADH(2)-oxidizing) TrmFO: MSGHKTINIIGGGLAGSEAAYQIAKRGIRVTLHEMKPVRFSPAHQSQNLAELVCSNSLRSDALDSAVGLLKEEMRRMGSLVMEAADNTKVPAGKALAVDRERFSSYITKKIAEHPLITIVREEVTEIPEEGLTIIATGPLTSEGLSKRLGELIGENYLYFYDAIAPIIFKDSIDFNVAFKASRYAEGEGDYLNCPMDEKQYEDFIRALKEADKVPLKPFEKPVYFEGCLPIEVMAERGDETLRFGPMKPVGLRDPRAGKEAYAVVQLRQENVAGTLYNMVGFQTKLKWPEQERIFRMIPGLEKAEFARLGSIHRNTFVKAPVVIAKTLQLQKNKNIFLAGQISGVEGYVESTAMGLIAGINAALLAGGKEMIAPPDATAHGALINHITESKPESFQPMNVNFGLFLPLSGKIPKKKRGEVYAERALAALEIWIKEKGVLVHDV; encoded by the coding sequence ATGTCAGGCCACAAAACGATTAATATTATCGGCGGCGGACTGGCCGGAAGCGAAGCCGCCTATCAGATTGCTAAAAGAGGCATCCGGGTTACTCTTCATGAGATGAAACCGGTCAGATTCTCGCCCGCCCACCAATCTCAAAATCTGGCTGAACTGGTTTGCAGCAACTCACTCCGGTCCGATGCCCTGGATTCTGCCGTGGGCCTGCTCAAGGAAGAGATGCGCCGCATGGGTTCTCTCGTTATGGAGGCGGCGGATAATACCAAAGTCCCGGCTGGGAAAGCGCTGGCCGTTGACCGGGAGCGCTTTTCTTCTTACATAACAAAAAAAATAGCTGAACATCCCTTGATAACCATAGTGCGCGAAGAGGTCACGGAAATTCCGGAAGAAGGCCTAACCATTATTGCTACCGGCCCCTTGACCTCGGAGGGGCTATCTAAAAGATTGGGAGAACTGATCGGCGAAAATTACCTGTATTTCTACGACGCCATAGCCCCCATTATCTTCAAGGACTCTATCGACTTCAATGTGGCCTTCAAGGCCTCACGTTATGCAGAGGGCGAGGGAGATTATCTGAACTGCCCTATGGATGAGAAACAATACGAGGATTTTATCCGGGCATTAAAGGAGGCCGACAAAGTGCCTCTGAAACCGTTTGAAAAGCCGGTCTATTTTGAGGGGTGCCTGCCCATCGAGGTCATGGCCGAACGGGGGGATGAGACCCTTCGTTTCGGTCCCATGAAACCGGTGGGATTAAGAGACCCGCGTGCAGGAAAAGAGGCCTACGCCGTGGTGCAGTTAAGACAGGAAAATGTGGCCGGGACGCTTTACAACATGGTTGGGTTCCAGACCAAACTCAAATGGCCGGAACAGGAACGCATCTTCCGTATGATACCCGGCTTAGAAAAGGCAGAGTTTGCCCGTCTGGGCAGCATCCACCGCAACACCTTTGTCAAGGCGCCTGTGGTTATTGCCAAGACCCTCCAATTACAAAAAAATAAAAATATCTTTCTGGCCGGTCAGATATCCGGGGTGGAAGGCTATGTGGAATCTACTGCCATGGGATTGATAGCCGGGATAAACGCCGCCCTCCTGGCCGGTGGTAAGGAAATGATTGCGCCACCGGATGCTACAGCCCACGGGGCGCTAATAAACCACATAACCGAAAGCAAACCCGAATCATTCCAGCCTATGAATGTCAACTTCGGCCTCTTCCTCCCGCTCTCCGGAAAAATTCCCAAGAAAAAGCGTGGAGAGGTCTACGCCGAAAGGGCGCTGGCGGCACTAGAGATATGGATAAAAGAAAAAGGCGTGCTCGTCCACGATGTATAG
- a CDS encoding GYD domain-containing protein, producing MGIYVMLSSLTGEGRETLKKHPERIKEVNKEVEAMGVKILAQYAVLGPYDFVNILEAPDNTTVTRVSVELGARGTMQGMTLAAIPIDEFIKSLKG from the coding sequence ATGGGTATTTATGTGATGCTTAGCAGTTTAACCGGTGAAGGTAGAGAGACCCTCAAAAAACATCCGGAACGAATCAAAGAGGTAAACAAGGAAGTGGAGGCCATGGGCGTAAAAATATTGGCTCAGTATGCCGTGCTCGGCCCCTATGACTTTGTCAATATCTTGGAAGCGCCGGATAATACCACGGTCACCAGGGTTTCCGTGGAGCTTGGGGCTCGGGGCACCATGCAAGGCATGACCTTAGCGGCAATCCCGATTGATGAGTTTATCAAGTCACTGAAGGGTTAA